In one window of Reinekea forsetii DNA:
- the cyoE gene encoding heme o synthase: protein MSESTLAGSMMTTKAFIADLYEMTKPKVVFLMLITAWVGMALAPLGAVPWVAVIMGTLGIAFLAGAGAAVNHILDEQIDQRMARTQKRPIATGRISPRTGFSFAIVLTVLGMAILFAYTNALTAWLTLASMVGYALIYTGYLKRATPQNIVIGGLAGAMPPLLGWTAVTGEVAGLPLLLVLIIFVWTPPHFWALAIHRRDDYAKANVPMMPVTHGIAYTRIQIWLYSWLLLAVSFLPVALGASGGIYAVVALGLGVRFLQWSYRLLYDKQIDAAWSTFKFSISYLLYLFLALLVDRFAWSPIISWYG from the coding sequence ATGTCTGAGTCAACCTTGGCGGGGTCGATGATGACGACTAAAGCCTTCATCGCCGATCTGTATGAAATGACCAAACCCAAGGTGGTCTTTTTAATGCTGATCACCGCCTGGGTTGGTATGGCCCTAGCGCCTCTTGGTGCCGTGCCTTGGGTGGCGGTGATCATGGGCACGCTGGGTATCGCATTTCTTGCCGGTGCCGGTGCCGCAGTGAACCATATCCTCGATGAGCAAATCGACCAACGCATGGCCCGAACGCAGAAGCGGCCCATCGCCACGGGTCGGATTTCCCCGCGAACTGGTTTTAGCTTTGCGATCGTCCTGACCGTCTTAGGTATGGCCATTCTATTCGCCTATACCAATGCCCTGACCGCCTGGCTCACGCTCGCATCGATGGTTGGCTATGCCCTGATCTATACCGGTTATCTAAAGCGGGCAACCCCACAAAATATCGTTATCGGTGGGTTGGCCGGCGCTATGCCGCCCCTGCTCGGTTGGACTGCGGTGACCGGCGAAGTCGCTGGCCTACCACTACTGTTAGTGCTGATTATCTTTGTCTGGACGCCTCCGCACTTCTGGGCGCTGGCGATCCATCGCAGGGATGACTATGCCAAGGCCAACGTGCCAATGATGCCGGTTACGCATGGCATCGCTTATACCCGTATTCAGATCTGGCTGTATAGCTGGTTGCTGTTAGCGGTGTCTTTTTTGCCTGTCGCCTTGGGTGCCAGCGGTGGTATCTATGCGGTTGTAGCATTGGGCTTGGGTGTGCGGTTTTTGCAATGGAGCTACCGTCTGCTGTATGACAAGCAGATCGATGCCGCTTGGAGCACCTTTAAGTTTTCGATCAGCTACCTGCTCTATCTGTTTCTAGCTCTGCTGGTCGACCGGTTTGCCTGGTCGCCGATCATCTCTTGGTATGGGTAA